Proteins from a genomic interval of Colias croceus chromosome 2, ilColCroc2.1:
- the LOC123705686 gene encoding ankyrin repeat domain-containing protein 13C, which yields MSNSNCNDEEETYPLHECVFGGDVRKLSSLLRSNDVTRKDKHGNTALHLAVMLGRKECIQLLLAHGAPVKVKNLAGWSPLAEAISYGDRQTISSLVRKLKQQAREQMEQRRPDLIRALDQIQDFYMELKWDFHSWVPLVSRILPSDVCKIYKSGSRIRLDTTLVDFTDMKWERGDLSFIFQGDKPTSESLTVLDNKAKVYQRVRYEETENEIEDEVDILMSSDILAAQMSTKGILFSRAQSGWIFREDRKETVAGIYKSDVYTITGLVLESRKRREHLSTDDLQKNKAIIESWTRGNTQNLDTNGEPVRRASLNPPPESGIDWNAYISSPPGQYPSLGRELVYKESSRNFRATLAMSDDFPLSVDMLLNVLEVIAPFKHFAKLRQFIAMKLPKGFPVKIDIPILPTVTAKITFQRFEFHDNNPPHMFIVPEDFVEDPLRFPDL from the coding sequence ATGTCTAATTCGAATTGCAATGATGAGGAGGAGACGTATCCGCTCCACGAGTGTGTTTTTGGTGGAGACGTACGAAAATTGTCCTCCTTGTTACGGTCCAATGATGTGACGCGAAAAGACAAACATGGGAATACAGCTTTACATCTAGCTGTTATGCTAGGCCGCAAGGAATGTATACAATTGTTGTTAGCTCATGGTGCCCCAGTGAAAGTGAAAAATCTCGCAGGTTGGTCTCCACTGGCAGAAGCAATAAGCTATGGAGATCGGCAGACTATATCATCTCTCGTTAGAAAATTAAAGCAACAAGCAAGAGAGCAAATGGAACAAAGGAGACCTGACCTTATCAGAGCTCTGGATCAGATACAGGATTTTTACATGGAACTTAAATGGGATTTTCATTCTTGGGTCCCTCTTGTATCCAGAATTTTGCCATCAgatgtttgtaaaatatataaatcagGATCAAGAATACGGTTAGATACTACATTAGTTGACTTCACAGATATGAAATGGGAAAGAGGAGATTtatctttcatttttcaagGTGATAAGCCAACTAGTGAATCACTGACAGTTCTAGATAACAAAGCAAAAGTATATCAAAGAGTGCGGTATGAAGAGACAGAAAATGAAATAGAAGATGAAGTAGACATTTTAATGTCTAGCGATATTCTGGCAGCTCAGATGTCCACTAAAGGCATTCTCTTCTCAAGAGCACAGTCTGGTTGGATATTTAGAGAAGACCGCAAAGAAACTGTAGCTGGGATTTACAAAAGTGATGTTTACACAATAACTGGACTTGTTTTAGAGTCAAGAAAGAGAAGAGAACATTTGTCAACAGAtgatttgcaaaaaaataaggCAATTATAGAAAGCTGGACAAGAGgaaatacacaaaatttaGATACAAACGGTGAACCTGTTAGACGAGCTTCATTGAATCCACCTCCAGAAAGTGGTATAGACTGGAATGCTTACATATCATCACCCCCTGGTCAATATCCAAGTTTGGGAAGGGAGTTGGTCTATAAGGAGTCCTCCCGTAACTTTCGCGCCACTCTTGCTATGAGTGATGATTTCCCTTTGAGTGTCGACATGCTACTTAATGTTCTTGAAGTTATAGCACcatttaaacattttgcaAAGCTAAGACAATTTATTGCTATGAAATTACCAAAAGGGTTTCCAGTAAAAATAGATATACCAATACTGCCCACTGTTACAGCCAAGATTACTTTTCAAAGATTTGAATTCCATGACAACAATCCACCTCATATGTTCATAGTACCTGAAGATTTTGTGGAAGATCCATTGCGTTTCCCTGATTTATGA
- the LOC123705670 gene encoding coiled-coil domain-containing protein 39 encodes MSETSTKVPGYMAQLLEELGWNQGTRIPLANPDNQNLETLLISRQDEIQRLKEALILQNQKRSDLNKYKEHVHTEYQENTRLLFANKQQLEQEVKLRQLSCNEADRLDRDVIDCNKEASTINTRIDRLQTNIAKLLKKADSLKSEVCGERGALQEWRAALERSAGDISAIEQFTKQDLSKAKNLETKRQKLKIEHDCVHERLVQLVSNLSAEERACERISVQVMEGMEQRKQMMSMWTGAVENLRQRDTDIRHIREDYAVLDTEANNLAEQCRDQQAFCDQQQGNNADAQRENMGLAQQLSQIRLAYQETFDDNVTLDSEVQSLQRVSSNMISGLEKLHSENRQLMDEQHRKDVALQAVHSKIKELKEKLLESTDKSKSSEKRAKELEDMLNEEERYASQLTVNQQRAMHCSFVEQQKLLALKNEEKLFHMQLKASKAIMSKLDSKQRSVERSLQSQKESLYGICYQVETIGAQVAHMEGAKAERECSAELVERENRLKEVRARHAARVATLERHSGKLYDDMRRLTRDLEFKSGEHCKLQSRLKTSMLNVEGGEKELRARRDTWRRLRVEEALMRLRVAHATRALAGLDDTAFTLDKQRLQLDAAMNERLVEIAARRDMFSVQKRALFEDIGKIRSEIREREQRIEQLIKRYDIFIASLGKDESGQQLSVTFFKIKFAAERAELRERGAALDADIGRRERDISALEAALRVLHAAHTHFLHHVAPLQDDTPEIEELNNLTKEYYEKREELKQLNNKIASLEQIVSDASSRFTMLNDKCKQLSAKEADYENDLEGARERVQRHKSRLQNAQDVVRVNARRAKKLVEGEEDWRIFQMSIWSRNYGEAAASAVQALGELCAACPAAAPRLAHALAAPDLRQHLTANQRRLQALLQRIISEGTGSRVRESIQDLDETVFSSSSESIRSGVSIASGYTKRISAFRRSLAPKVQESALIEDIPEQARRSTVSLRVVTLGLEESSPAMHPIASARSRKSFR; translated from the exons atgagTGAGACTAGTACAAAAGTGCCAGGTTACATGGCCCAATTATTGGAAGAACTTGGATGGAATCAAGGCACAAGGATTCCCTTAGCTAATCCAGACAACCAGAATTTAGAAACACTTCTTATATCAAG ACAAGATGAAATACAACGCCTAAAAGAAgcattaattttacaaaatcaaaAAAGATCTGatctcaataaatataaagaacatGTTCATACTGAATATCAGGAAAATaca cGTTTACTGTTTGCCAATAAGCAACAGTTAGAGCAGGAAGTGAAGCTGCGTCAGCTGTCTTGCAATGAAGCAGATCGCCTAGATCGAGATGTCATTGATTGTAACAAAGAGGCATCAACTATTAATACAAGGATTGATAGATTACAGA caaACATTGCAAAGCTTCTCAAGAAGGCTGATTCTTTGAAAAGTGAAGTGTGTGGGGAGCGTGGAGCTTTGCAAGAATGGAGGGCCGCTTTAGAAAGAAGCGCTGGTGATATATCGGCTATTGAACAATTCACTAAACAAGATTTATCTAAAGctaaa aatttagAAACAAAAAGGCAGAAATTGAAGATCGAACATGATTGTGTGCACGAGCGTTTGGTACAACTTGTGTCCAACCTTAGTGCAGAGGAAAGGGCATGTGAAAGGATTTCTGTTCAg GTTATGGAAGGTATGGAGCAACGAAAACAGATGATGTCAATGTGGACGGGTGCAGTTGAAAATTTACGGCAGCGGGATACAGATATACGTCACATCAGAGAG GATTATGCTGTATTAGATACAGAAGCGAACAACCTAGCGGAACAGTGTCGTGATCAGCAAGCGTTCTGTGACCAGCAACAAGGCAATAATGCAGACGCACAGCGAGAGAATATGGGCCTCGCGCAACAGCTGAGTCAGATACGGCTGGCGTATCAGGAGACGTTTGATGATAATGTCACTTTAGATAGTGAG gtACAAAGTTTGCAACGCGTGTCCAGCAACATGATAAGTGGACTGGAAAAACTGCATTCCGAAAATAGACAACTAATGGACGAACAACATCGCAAGGATGTCGCACTGCAGGCTGTTCACAGTAAA ATCAAAGAACTAAAAGAAAAACTTCTAGAGTCAACTGACAAATCAAAAAGTTCAGAAAAACGGGCCAAGGAGCTGGAAGACATGCTGAAT GAAGAAGAAAGATATGCAAGCCAACTAACAGTGAACCAACAACGTGCCATGCACTGTTCATTTGTTGAACAGCAGAAGTTATTAGCTCTTAAAAATGAAGAGAAGCTGTTTCATATGCAGCTGAAAG cGTCAAAGGCTATAATGAGCAAACTGGACAGCAAACAGCGTAGTGTTGAAAGAAGTTTACAAAGTCAAAAGGAATCGCTTTATGGTATT TGTTACCAAGTTGAAACTATTGGTGCTCAAGTAGCTCATATGGAAGGCGCTAAAGCCGAACGCGAATGCTCAGCAGAGCTCGTTGAGAGAGAAAACAG ACTTAAAGAGGTGCGTGCGCGTCACGCCGCTCGCGTGGCGACGTTGGAACGACATTCCGGAAAATTGTATGATGACATGCGTCGACTTACAAGAGATCTTGAATTTAAAAGCGGAGAACATTGCAAGCTG CAAAGTCGTCTCAAAACATCCATGTTGAACGTCGAGGGTGGGGAGAAAGAATTACGCGCTCGCCGCGACACCTGGCGTCGCTTGCGTGTTGAAGAAGCGCTGATGAGGCTACGGGTCGCACACGCTACTAGGGCCCTCGCTGGCTTGGATGATACTGCGTTCACGCTCGACAAGCAGAGGCTGCAGTTGGATGCG GCAATGAACGAGCGCCTTGTAGAGATCGCAGCACGCCGAGATATGTTCAGCGTGCAGAAAAGAGCGCTGTTTGAAGATATTGGAAAGATTCGCTCCGAAATAAGAGAGAGGGAACAGCGGATTGAGCAACTGATCAAAAG atatGACATATTCATAGCTTCGCTGGGGAAAGATGAATCTGGACAGCAACTGTCAGTGACATTCTTTAAGATAAAG TTCGCAGCGGAACGCGCGGAGCTGCGCGAGCGCGGCGCGGCGCTGGACGCGGACATCGGGCGGCGCGAGCGCGACATCTCCGCGCTGGAGGCGGCGCTGCGCGTGCTGCACGCGGCGCACACGCACTTCCTGCACCACGTGGCGCCGCTGCAGGACGACA CTCCCGAAATAGAAGAATTGAACAATCTCACAAAGGAATACTATGAAAAGCGTGAAGAGCTCAAACAGTTGAACAACAAAATAGCGTCCCTCGAACAGATTGTGTCAGACGCGAGTTCTCGTTTCACTATGCTCAATGATAAGTGCAAACAGCTGTCTGCTAAAGA agcGGACTACGAGAACGATCTAGAGGGCGCTCGTGAACGTGTGCAGCGGCACAAGAGCCGGTTACAGAACGCACAGGACGTTGTGAGAGTTAACGCGAGACGCGCCAAGAAACTTGTGGAGGGCGAGGAGGATTGGAGGATCTTTCAG ATGTCGATATGGAGCCGCAACTACGGCGAGGCGGCCGCGAGCGCGGTGCAGGCGCTGGGCGAGCTGTGCGCCGCCTGCCCcgccgccgcgccgcgccTCGCCCACGCGCTCGCAGCGCCCGACCTGCGCCAGCATCTCACCGCCAACCAGAGGCGGCTGCAGGCGCTGCTGCAGAG GATTATATCGGAAGGAACGGGTTCTCGAGTAAGAGAATCTATACAAGATCTAGACG aaaCTGTCTTTTCAAGTTCATCAGAATCTATCAGGAGTGGGGTTAGCATCGCCAGCGGCTATACTAAGAGAATATCAGCATTTAGGAGGTCTCTTGCACCTAAGGTCCAGGAGTCTGCg TTGATCGAAGATATTCCTGAGCAGG CTCGTCGTTCAACGGTGTCTTTGCGTGTGGTGACTCTGGGCTTGGAAGAATCTTCGCCAGCGATGCATCCTATAGCTAGTGCGCGATCACGAAAATcatttagataa
- the LOC123705684 gene encoding zinc finger protein 33A, whose protein sequence is MSGDAASLPCPICLHTGVFNTAQSLRDRLIYVSTHNIVCPICQEEVTGLDKLTIHLFSHVSIIPFKKGLQNRELDIKQLHTNEKQLTVVEKQKKCRAKNKPSTSTSCAPVKFVKIYPKLPVVALNTMPVISSDNVVANPLFISSTIKNETSLMQSANKCNICGVQFVNEGILKMHNSIIHNFEDKDNSVTKYNCHLCSKNFKMRGSLMVHLRVAHYGFTHKNKTNSNTEESFNKNDGTNVPNVEEKPTEYLRTDGKQWQCDVCNKFFTTKYFLKKHKRLHTGETPYACTQCNKTFTFQQSFHKHLLYHNDDKPHVCNFCGRAFKELSTLHNHQRIHTGEKPFACETCGKCFRQRVSYLVHRRIHTGAMPYKCTACEKSFRYKVSQRTHKCQAQPPGAVVRKSTDLVEKLKKINSDHDNTNDTIKKTDHSQKPNYVEVSEANAELVRNSAQLSLEDLESENFSIISNCVSGNSSEGTIVKNKMIAIQEHNMQNDKGYDSNLEELIDSIPIDEKNIPSPSDILKNLCLSNEDDFLHILE, encoded by the exons atgagTGGCGACGCAGCTTCTCTTCCGTGCCCTATATGTTTACACACTGGAGTTTTTAATACAGCGCAATCGTTAAGAGATAGATTAATATACGTTTCGACTCATAACATTGTGTGTCCTATCTGCCAAGAAGAGGTAACAGGTTTGGATAAGTTAACAATACACTTATTTAGTCATGTCAGCATTATTCCTTTTAAAAAAGGATTACAAAACAGAGAATTAGACATTAAACAATTGCATActaatgaaaaacaattgaCAGTGGTGGAAAAACAGAAAAAGTGTAGAGCTAAAAATAAACCAAGTACTTCAACATCATGTGCTCCAGTAAAATTTGTGAAAATATATCCAAAACTACCTGTTGTTGCGTTGAACACAATGCCTGTTATTAGTTCTGATAATGTGGTTGCTAatccattatttatttcatccacaataaaaaatgaaacctCGTTAATGCAAAGTGCAAATAAATGCAACATTTGCGGTGTACAATTTGTGAATGaaggtattttaaaaatgcacAACAGTATTATACATAACTTTGAAGACAAAGATAATTccgttacaaaatataattgccACCTCTGCtcaaaaaatttcaaaatgcgCGGGTCTCTTATGGTTCATTTAAGGGTTGCACACTATGGATTTACACAtaagaataaaacaaattcaaacaCTGAAGagtcttttaataaaaatgatggtACAAATGTTCCTAATGTAGAAGAGAAACCAACAGAATATTTAAGAACAGATGGAAAACAATGGCAATGTGATGTGTGCAATAAATTTTTCACTACTAAGTATTTCTTGAAAAAACATAAGCGTCTTCATACAG GTGAAACTCCGTATGCGTGTACGCAATGCAACAAGACCTTTACATTTCAACAGTCCTTCCACAAGCATCTTCTGTATCACAACGATGATAAGCCACACGTATGTAATTTTTGTGGTCGAGCCTTCAAGGAATTATCTACTTTACATAATCATCAACGTATACACACGGGTGAAAAGCCATTTGCGTGTGAAACTTGTG gTAAATGTTTTCGTCAACGAGTTTCATATTTAGTACATAGGAGAATACATACTGGGGCAATGCCATATAAATGTACCGCATGTGAAAAAAGTTTTAGATACAAG GTTTCCCAACGAACACATAAATGTCAGGCTCAACCGCCAGGTGCGGTGGTACGAAAATCAACGGATTTAgtcgaaaaattgaaaaaaataaattcagatCATGACAACACAAatgatacaattaaaaaaactgaccaTTCCCAAAAACCAAATTATGTAGAAGTATCTGAAGCAAATGCCGAATTAGTTAGAAATAGTGCACAATTATCATTAGAAGATTTAGAATCGGAAAATTTTTCCATTATTTCCAATTGTGTTTCCGGAAATTCAAGTGAAGGTACtattgtgaaaaataaaatgatagcAATTCAGGAACATAATATGCAGAATGATAAAGGATACGATTCAAATTTGGAAGAACTAATTGACTCTATTCCTattgatgaaaaaaatataccctCACCATCagacattttgaaaaatttgtgTTTATCAAATGAAGATGATTTCTTACATATACTtgaataa